The genome window CGATGTACGGCCCCGCGTCCGCGATCGCCGCCCGGAAACACTGAAGGCGGGCCGTACCCTCATCGGGCGCAGCTCCCGTGAGCGGCTGCGACGCCCATCGGCCGGCGCCCGAAACCGGGAACGGACACGCGAAGGCGCGGCCCGCCATGGGCGGACCGCGCCCGGTCACGGAGGATCAGCGCACCCAGCCCTTGCCCGTGTAGATCGTGCGCCACTTGCCGCAGGAGGACGGCCGGCCGCCGGTGGTCCGGACCTGGCAGACGCGGACGTCCACCCGGTCCACGTTGCGCTCGTTGTAGGAGAAGGCCTCGAAGCGGCGGTAGCCGCACTCCCGCACCCGCTTGACGTCGTAGTACCGGTGCGGGCCGAAACCGCGCCAGTGACGGAAGCGGATCTCGAGGTAGGCGCACTTCCCGCCGCGCCAGTGCGGGCGCCGGTCGAAGTCCCAGAGCTTGCCGGACACCTGCACCCGGTTGGAGTGGCGGCCGGTGGCGGTGACGCGGATCGCACCGCTCGCCTTCGCGAGGCTGTTGGTCGAGGAGTAGACGCCCCAGTGCCGCGAGTAGTGGATCGGCGCGGCGGAGGCTGAGGTCGAGGTGGCCGGAAGACCGATCGCCAGCGCGGCGGCGGTGGCCGCGGCGGTTCCGAGAACGGTACGGAGGGTGCGTGACATGCTCGGCTCCCTGTTTCGGACTGCCCCGGCCTTTCCGGGGTCGCGAATCACTGATAGCCCGGACCGCCTACAGGGGCCTTGCACGCGCCGGCGATCACTTGACGATCACTTAAATCCCGCTTGACGATCTCCCGGAACGTCCCCGGATGCGCCGATCTCCGGCCAGGCGAGCCCTTCCGGCCCATGCTCGGCGGGGGCGCGCGATCGGCTCGAGCCAGAGCGCGATCCGAGCGAGCCGGGCAAAGGGCACCCCGTTCACGCGGTACGCACCGCTCTCACGGGAAACGCACCGCGGGACGGATCAGTGAGCTCCGGCCCGCTCCGGCGCACGACGTCCCAGGAGCCGATGCGGATCGAGGGAGAAGTACTCCCGCCCCGGCCGTCGCAGGACGTGCGCCGGCGGGCCGATCATCGGCCGAGCGCCCGGTGTCCCGAGGATCTACCGCTCCAGGGCGCCTTCCAGGCCCGGATCGCGACCTCTATGCCCGAGCCGGAGAAGCCGACCCCGGTGCGCGGCCGGACGCGCCATGCGGGCCGGACCATGGCGCCGGCCGGCCCACCGAGCGGCGGACGCCCGCCGGGCTCAGCGGTCCGTGACCGCGCAGAAGTAACCGTCGGCGATCAGCGGCCGGAGGATCTCCGGGGCGCGGCGCAGCAGGTTGGCCGGCTTCTCCCCGGTGAGCTCGGCGATCGCGACGAGCAGGGGGCGCGTCGGCAGCTTTCCGTCGCACACCCCGGCGAGCGCCGCCTCGACCGTGCCGACCGTGGTGGCCCGGCGCAGGCCGCGGGTCTGCCGGAGCACGATGCGGGACGGGTCATCGGCCCCCGGCGGCCCGACCCGCTCCTCCACGATCCCCTCGGCGAGCGCGAGCGGTGTGTCGAGCAGCTCCTCGTCGGCGAGCTCGTGCGCCGACCGGACCGCCTCGAGCACCTCCTCGACGTGCGCCCCGACCGGCTGCTCGACCTCCCAGGGGAGCTCCTCCACCCGGACCACGGGCCGGAGCGAGCCGCGGTTGTGCAGGGCGATCCACCCGAATCCGATCCCGGTGACGCCCATCGACTCCAGCCACCCGAGCCACTCGTCGTAGCGCTCCCGGTAGGCCGGGGTGCCCTGCTCCACGGAGTCGCGCAGCCACAGCTCCACGTACTCGGCGGGGTCGCGCACGACGCGCTGGACCGCCCAGCCGTCGCAGCCGGACTCCTCGAGCCAGCCGCCGACCCGGTCCCGCCAGTCCTCGCCCCGGAGGTGGAGCCAGTTGGCGAGGAACCTGGCGTGCCCGCCGGGCTCCAGGTGCCGGGGCGCGAGCCGTACCAGGTCGCGGCAGAACTCATCCGCCTGGCGGCCGCTCTCCCGGTACGCGTACCGGGCGGTCGGGGAGATCACGAACGGCGGGTTGGCGACGATCAGGTCGAACCGCTCATCGGCCACCGGGTCGTACATCGACCCCTGCCTGGCGTCGACCTCGCCCACCCCGGAGAGCGCCCAGGTGAGCCGGGCGAGGCAGAGCGCCCGGGGGTTCACATCGGTGGCGACGATCTCGGACGCCCGGCCGGCGAGGTGGAGCACCTGGACCCCGGACCCGGTGCCGAGGTCGAGCGCCCGGCCGACCGGCCCGGTCGTCCACGCCAGGCGCGCCAGGCTCGCGGACGCGCCGCCCGCGCCGACCACGTGGTCGCACCGGAGCGCCGGATCGCCCGGCCGTACCTTGCGATCGGCGACCACCCACGCGGGGCGGCCGGACTCGACCTGCCACGGCCGGATCTCCACGGCCGCCCGGACCAGGTCGCCGTCCGCGACCAGCAGCCCTGCCTCGAGCAGCTCGGGCACGGGCAGATCCAGTGCGGCGGGGTCCACGGAGACGCCGAGCCACCACAGCCGGATGAGCGCGGCGAGCGGGTCGCCGTCGGCCGTGGCGCGGAGCGCCGGCACGATCTCCTCGCGGTCGAGGGCGGCGGCGGCCACCTCACCGAGCCGCTCCCGCACCCCCTCGGCGGTGAACCCGGTCTCGAGGAAGCGCTCCCGGAGCCGTGCGGCCAGTCCGGAGGGAAGGTCCATGCGCTCGCCGCCTCCCGCTCAGGCCGACGGCATCTTCAGGCTGAGCCACGCGGCCTCGCCCAGCGCCCGGATCTCCTCCTGGGTGGGCTGGTGGGCGCCCGCGAACCACAGGCGGCACATCTCCTGGGCCGGCCCGAGCCACAGCACGTAGCACATGGTCGGCTCGACCGGGCGGAGGATCTTCTCCTTCATGAACGGACGCCACCAGGCGGCGACCTGGCGGAAGAACGCCCGCCGCAGCTCGGCGACCTCCGGGCCGCCGGGCTCGTGGCGCCGGGGCGGCCGCTCGGTGATCAGCAGGCGGGCGCGCTCGGGGTGCTCGCCACACCAGGACATGTGCATCGCGACGATCGACTCGATCCCGCTGCGGGCGTCGGTGTGCTTGGACAGCTCGGCGATGAACGCGTCCTGGTACGCCTTGAGGATGTCGGCGTACAGCACGCCGAAGACATGCTCTTTGCTGGAGAAGTGGTGGTAGAAGCTGCCGACGCTGACGCCGCTCTCGGCTCGCAGGCTGGCGAGGGTGGTGGCGGAGACGCCGTCACGGCTGAACCGGCGCAACGCCCCTTCGAGGATGCGCGTCCGGCCGTCACGTCCCGCCTTCGCGTTGGTCACAAGGTCAATGGTGTCCAACCGAACGTAGCTCGGCAAATCCCGGGTCACCCCGTAAGGAGCACGTCACCGGCTGTCTAGGCTGGTCACGTGTACCGATTCCTCGCCACGCCGCGATGGGTGGGGCTCACCCTGCTCCTGATCGTCCTCATCCCCGCCTTCTACTTCCTCGGCAAGTGGCAGTACTCCCGCTACGAGGCGCGCTCTGCGGCGAGCGAGCGGATCAGCGCCAACCTGAAGGCGGACCCGGTCCCGCTGGAGCGGCTCGACCGGATCGGCGGCTCCGTGCCCAAGGAGAACGCCTACCGCAGGGTGACCGCCACCGGCCGGTACGACCCCGCGCACGAGCTGGTGGTACGGCTGCGCTCGCAGAACGGCCGCCCCGGCTTCTATGTGGTGACCCCGCTGGTCACCGGCGACGGTGCGGTGCTGGTGAACCGCGGCTGGGTGCCCGTGGGCGCCACGGCCGAGACACCGCCGGAGGTCCCCCCGGCCCCCACCGGGGAGGTGACGGTCACCGGATGGCTCCTGCCCTCCGAGACCGAGGAGTCGACCGGCATCAAGAACCTGTCCGGCCTGCCGCCCGGGCAGATCGTCCTCATCAACACCGAGGAGATCGGCAAGGGCCTGCCGTACCGGCTGTACGGGGGGTTCGTGCAGCTCGCCGAGCAGCGGCCCGCGGCCACCCCCGCGCCCGAACCGGTGCCCGAGCCCAGCGTGGGCGGCGGCGGCCTGCTCAACCTCGCTTACTCACTGCAATGGTGGCTGTTCATCGGCATCGCGATCGCCGGGTGGTTCATCCTCGCCCGGCGCGAGGCCCGGGAGCGGCGGCAGGCCGATACGGCCGTGATCACCGATCGTGATCACGACCGTATCAGCGGGTAACCGAACGGATACCAAGAGGAGACCACCCAGCTTGTTCGGTGTGACCCCTTGGCCCTACCGTTACTACTGTGACGACGCCGGTTCATCCCGACCCAGAACCGAGGCGCCGGGACTACGTGATCATCTCCGTTGATGATCATCTCATCGAGCCGGCCGACCTCTTCAAGGACCGCCTACCGGCGAAGTACAAGGACCAGGCTCCCAAGGTCGTCGAGACCGAGTCGGGTCACCAGGTGTGGCGGTTCGGCGGGGCGACCTACCCGTGCGCCGGGCTCGACGTGGGCGCCGGCCTGCCCAAACGCCAGTGGACTCTCGAACCGGTGCGTTTCGAGGACATGCGGCCGGGCTGCTACGACATCGAGGCCCGGATCGCCGACATGGACCGGGCGGGCATCTGGGCCGCGCTGTGCTTCCCCGGCATGCTGGCCACCCAGGCGGGGGTGATCTTCGCCCGTACCCCCGACCCGGACCTCGGGCTCGCCCTGATGCGGGCGTGGAACGATTGGCACGTGGAGGTGTGGGCGGGCACCTACCCGGAGCGGATCATCGCCCTCCAGCTCCCGTGGCTGCGCGACCCGGAGATCGCGGCCAAGGAGATCAGGGCGAACGCCGCCCGCGGGTTCAAGGCGGTGGTGTTCCCCGAGTTCCCCACCCGGTTGCGCCTGCCGTCGATCCACTCGGGTTACTGGGACCCGTTCTTCGCCGCCTGCGAGGAGACCGGCACCGTGGTCTGCCTGCACACCGGCGGCGCCTCCTGGGTACCGGCGCCCTCACCCGACACCCCGATCGAGGCGATCACCACCCTGATCCCGGCGAGCGCGATGTTCGCCTGCGCCGACTGGCTGTGGTCCGGTGTGCCGCTGCGCTTCCCGGGACTGCGCATCCTCATCGTCGAGGGCGGGATCGGCTGGCTGCCGCTGCTCGCCGAACGGGCCGACTACGCCGCCACCCACCCGGTCGCCGGCGAGCCGAGCTGGCAGGGCCCGCTCAAGCCGAGCGACGTGCTGCGGCGCAACTTCTATTTCGGAACGCTCGACGACAGCGCGATCAGCACGGTCCGGCTCGCCGTGGGCATGGACCACGTGCTGCTGGAGAGCGGCTACCCGCGGGCCGAGTCCACCTGGCCCGACACCCAGCGGACGGTCACCCGCAACCTCGGCAACCTCCCGCCCGCCGATATCGCCCGGATCACGTACGGCAACGCCGCCCGGCTCTTCGGTCACCCGCTGCCGTCCCGGGCGTGGCTGCGGATGGAGACGCTCTGAGGGGTGCCGGCGGCCTTCCCGGCCGGCCCGGCCTGCCGCCGCACCCACTCGGCGTACCGCCCGCTCTCCTGCAGCAGCCCGGTGAGCAGCCAGAGCGCCACCCCGAAGTCGTCCACGACCCCGATCCCCACGAGGAAGTCGGGAATGGCGTCGATCGGCGAGATCAGGTAGGCGAGCGCGAGCACCAGCATGGCGAGCCTGCGCTTGCCCATGGCGGGATACTCGCCGCGCAGCGCGGCGCGGAGCATCCCCGGTAGCGCCTTGATCCGGGTGCCCAGGCTCGGTGAGCCGGGCCGGGACAGCTCACGATACGCGTGTAAGGCCGCCAGCGCCCTGTTGCGCGCCTTCGCCTTGCTCATGACCT of Thermobispora bispora DSM 43833 contains these proteins:
- a CDS encoding DUF7059 domain-containing protein, which encodes MDLPSGLAARLRERFLETGFTAEGVRERLGEVAAAALDREEIVPALRATADGDPLAALIRLWWLGVSVDPAALDLPVPELLEAGLLVADGDLVRAAVEIRPWQVESGRPAWVVADRKVRPGDPALRCDHVVGAGGASASLARLAWTTGPVGRALDLGTGSGVQVLHLAGRASEIVATDVNPRALCLARLTWALSGVGEVDARQGSMYDPVADERFDLIVANPPFVISPTARYAYRESGRQADEFCRDLVRLAPRHLEPGGHARFLANWLHLRGEDWRDRVGGWLEESGCDGWAVQRVVRDPAEYVELWLRDSVEQGTPAYRERYDEWLGWLESMGVTGIGFGWIALHNRGSLRPVVRVEELPWEVEQPVGAHVEEVLEAVRSAHELADEELLDTPLALAEGIVEERVGPPGADDPSRIVLRQTRGLRRATTVGTVEAALAGVCDGKLPTRPLLVAIAELTGEKPANLLRRAPEILRPLIADGYFCAVTDR
- a CDS encoding TetR/AcrR family transcriptional regulator, with amino-acid sequence MTNAKAGRDGRTRILEGALRRFSRDGVSATTLASLRAESGVSVGSFYHHFSSKEHVFGVLYADILKAYQDAFIAELSKHTDARSGIESIVAMHMSWCGEHPERARLLITERPPRRHEPGGPEVAELRRAFFRQVAAWWRPFMKEKILRPVEPTMCYVLWLGPAQEMCRLWFAGAHQPTQEEIRALGEAAWLSLKMPSA
- a CDS encoding SURF1 family protein; its protein translation is MYRFLATPRWVGLTLLLIVLIPAFYFLGKWQYSRYEARSAASERISANLKADPVPLERLDRIGGSVPKENAYRRVTATGRYDPAHELVVRLRSQNGRPGFYVVTPLVTGDGAVLVNRGWVPVGATAETPPEVPPAPTGEVTVTGWLLPSETEESTGIKNLSGLPPGQIVLINTEEIGKGLPYRLYGGFVQLAEQRPAATPAPEPVPEPSVGGGGLLNLAYSLQWWLFIGIAIAGWFILARREARERRQADTAVITDRDHDRISG
- a CDS encoding amidohydrolase family protein translates to MIISVDDHLIEPADLFKDRLPAKYKDQAPKVVETESGHQVWRFGGATYPCAGLDVGAGLPKRQWTLEPVRFEDMRPGCYDIEARIADMDRAGIWAALCFPGMLATQAGVIFARTPDPDLGLALMRAWNDWHVEVWAGTYPERIIALQLPWLRDPEIAAKEIRANAARGFKAVVFPEFPTRLRLPSIHSGYWDPFFAACEETGTVVCLHTGGASWVPAPSPDTPIEAITTLIPASAMFACADWLWSGVPLRFPGLRILIVEGGIGWLPLLAERADYAATHPVAGEPSWQGPLKPSDVLRRNFYFGTLDDSAISTVRLAVGMDHVLLESGYPRAESTWPDTQRTVTRNLGNLPPADIARITYGNAARLFGHPLPSRAWLRMETL
- a CDS encoding YkvA family protein — its product is MSKAKARNRALAALHAYRELSRPGSPSLGTRIKALPGMLRAALRGEYPAMGKRRLAMLVLALAYLISPIDAIPDFLVGIGVVDDFGVALWLLTGLLQESGRYAEWVRRQAGPAGKAAGTPQSVSIRSHARDGSG